The proteins below are encoded in one region of Amycolatopsis magusensis:
- a CDS encoding amino acid ABC transporter permease, with protein MNVFLDHLPDFGRGVLTTIELTVLSFTGAMLVALVVVSCRVSPVKPLRAFAIAYVEVFQNIPLLLWLILIIFALPEIAINFDLFLCAVLALSLYSAAYYAEALRSGINSVPKGQAEAARALGLGFLRTQSSVVLPQALRSVLQPLCNITIGLLMNTALTAGTGLFELTAAANAVNVITSDPLPVYIGAGVVYGLLALLISLVTSRLEKKLVIHR; from the coding sequence ATGAACGTCTTCCTCGACCACCTCCCCGACTTCGGCCGCGGTGTGCTCACCACGATCGAACTCACCGTGCTGTCCTTCACCGGCGCCATGCTCGTCGCGCTGGTGGTGGTCTCGTGCCGGGTGTCGCCGGTCAAGCCGCTGCGGGCCTTCGCCATCGCGTACGTGGAGGTCTTCCAGAACATCCCGCTGCTGCTCTGGCTGATCCTGATCATCTTCGCGCTGCCCGAGATCGCCATCAACTTCGACCTGTTCCTCTGCGCGGTGCTCGCGCTCTCCCTGTACTCGGCGGCCTACTACGCCGAAGCGCTGCGCTCGGGCATCAACTCCGTGCCGAAGGGTCAGGCCGAGGCCGCCAGGGCGCTCGGGCTCGGGTTCCTTCGCACGCAGAGCAGCGTGGTGCTGCCGCAGGCGCTGCGCTCGGTGCTCCAGCCGCTGTGCAACATCACCATCGGGCTGCTGATGAACACCGCGCTCACCGCGGGCACCGGCCTGTTCGAGCTGACCGCCGCGGCCAACGCGGTCAACGTGATCACCTCCGACCCGCTGCCGGTCTACATCGGCGCCGGGGTGGTCTACGGCCTGCTCGCGCTGCTCATCTCGCTGGTCACCTCGCGGTTGGAGAAGAAGCTGGTGATCCACCGGTGA
- a CDS encoding roadblock/LC7 domain-containing protein — protein sequence MATTSPGGFSWLVTDFVRRVPGAAHAVVLSADGLLLASSDGLPVARAEQLSAVSSGLVSLTQGAARCFEAGVVNQTVVEMERGYLFLMSISDGSSLAVLAAPTSDIGTVAYEMTLLVDRVGQQLTPELRAQLQGGVRG from the coding sequence ATGGCTACCACCTCGCCAGGTGGGTTCAGCTGGCTCGTCACCGACTTCGTGCGCAGGGTGCCGGGTGCCGCCCATGCCGTGGTGCTGTCCGCGGACGGACTGTTGCTGGCCAGTTCGGACGGGTTGCCGGTGGCGCGGGCGGAGCAGTTGTCGGCGGTGTCGTCCGGGCTGGTCAGCCTGACCCAGGGCGCGGCCAGGTGTTTCGAGGCGGGAGTGGTGAACCAGACGGTGGTGGAGATGGAGCGGGGCTACCTGTTCCTGATGTCCATTTCGGACGGTTCGAGCCTGGCCGTGCTGGCCGCGCCGACCAGTGACATCGGCACCGTGGCCTACGAGATGACCCTGCTGGTGGACCGGGTCGGCCAGCAGCTGACCCCGGAGCTGCGTGCGCAACTGCAAGGCGGGGTACGCGGCTGA
- a CDS encoding sensor histidine kinase has product MSNKLIVVFLLPTIAALFLGGLRVYNGFEDIGVYDRAEQRIALSQKVASTVDELQSERETMSAWIVSGRPAGRGELDDQIARTDRASATLREAPEVEGIDDPVTTALFGQATARLDGLGQLRVSANDTSFAALAALESYAGVIDALLAVSDEFGADVTDKGLQDRHDALAALSHAKEYSAQQNAFLRNAAIRGSFEPAELSSINTAEANLVSQIDAFTNVATPQARQDYSNTITGELVSRRFQYQQLALLRAEAKINVAIDPGAVAQSSAATLNLISQVENRLLDEAGSYTSGLAGTEQRTTILVSAGILAGLLIALTLMFVVARSMLLPLRSLRTNALEVAERHLPEAVRKIMSESDPKAAAERAIDPVPVHTTEEIGQVARAFDVVNAQAVRLAAEQAMLRENVNGIFVNLSRRSQRLVERQLGVIDRLEADEQDPDHLASLFELDHLATRLRRNGESLLVLSGAGLAKSVPRPVPAADVIGAAVSEIEQYSRVEVGVIPDVAVQGLTIHDLVHVLAELLDNAAYFSEPETKVTVRAVMTRRRALAIQVTDKGVGMSDDQITEANRRLADPPDLDVSVTRRMGLYVVARLAQRHGIEVQLRENEDIDGGIIARVVVPPQLLTTVPVTERPRSESSMPNMAPLGRQQPQSALGADSLTSPMTLTPLTPAAPPEQPAEISRPQTPVPAAPPSGHTGSGGLVALDQPISLDDLVHGSSSAAGPFLSDAPEPPQAAPLAASQLPKRPVDDLGFPVDEFDENAHPTVTSSPVSNGAGRVERADSNGHGPEQPFPLALPTREPTFVPPMGRPEPDDSAEGARSALEDDVPTRRLPIYQSVLSRWFSEAEETEPEEKPGWPVDSPEEAAAAPEGREGAGVSDGGWQSASDEGWQAAQSLLEDKSEEVTEAGLPKRVPNAYLVPGSVTGESTDQSAFTDNSSAQAEAAPALTTRSASVARSRMVSFQRGYQSGRHAVQENPEAGHTEPDTYADVAEGGAAERPTEPSAKE; this is encoded by the coding sequence GTGAGCAACAAGCTCATCGTGGTGTTCCTGCTGCCCACCATCGCCGCGCTCTTCCTCGGTGGCCTGCGGGTCTACAACGGTTTCGAGGACATCGGCGTCTACGACCGCGCCGAGCAGCGCATCGCGCTGAGCCAGAAGGTCGCGAGCACGGTCGACGAACTGCAGTCCGAGCGCGAGACCATGTCGGCCTGGATCGTCTCCGGCCGCCCGGCGGGCCGCGGTGAGCTGGACGACCAGATCGCCAGGACCGACCGCGCCTCCGCCACGCTGCGCGAGGCGCCGGAGGTCGAGGGCATCGACGACCCGGTGACCACCGCGTTGTTCGGCCAGGCCACCGCCCGCCTCGACGGCCTCGGCCAGCTGCGGGTCTCGGCGAACGACACCTCCTTCGCCGCGCTGGCCGCGCTCGAGTCCTACGCCGGTGTCATCGACGCGCTGCTGGCCGTCTCCGACGAGTTCGGCGCCGACGTCACCGACAAGGGCCTGCAGGACCGGCACGACGCGCTGGCCGCGCTGTCGCACGCCAAGGAGTACTCGGCCCAGCAGAACGCCTTCCTGCGCAACGCGGCGATCCGCGGCAGCTTCGAGCCCGCGGAGCTCTCCAGCATCAACACCGCCGAGGCGAACCTGGTCTCGCAGATCGACGCCTTCACCAACGTGGCCACCCCGCAGGCCCGCCAGGACTACTCGAACACGATCACCGGTGAGCTGGTCTCCCGGCGCTTCCAGTACCAGCAGCTGGCGCTGCTGCGGGCCGAGGCGAAGATCAACGTGGCGATCGACCCCGGCGCGGTGGCGCAGTCCTCGGCGGCCACGCTGAACCTGATCAGCCAGGTGGAGAACCGCCTGCTCGACGAGGCGGGCTCCTACACCAGCGGGCTGGCCGGTACCGAGCAGCGCACGACGATCCTGGTCTCGGCGGGCATCCTGGCCGGACTGCTGATCGCGCTGACGCTGATGTTCGTGGTCGCCCGCTCGATGCTGCTGCCCCTGCGCAGCCTGCGGACGAACGCGCTCGAAGTGGCCGAACGGCACCTGCCGGAAGCGGTCCGGAAGATCATGTCGGAGTCGGACCCGAAGGCCGCCGCCGAGCGCGCCATCGACCCGGTGCCGGTGCACACCACCGAGGAGATCGGCCAGGTGGCCCGCGCCTTCGACGTGGTCAACGCCCAGGCCGTGCGCCTCGCCGCCGAGCAGGCGATGCTGCGGGAGAACGTCAACGGCATCTTCGTCAACCTGTCCCGCCGCTCGCAGCGGCTGGTGGAGCGCCAGCTCGGCGTGATCGACCGGCTCGAGGCCGACGAGCAGGACCCGGACCACCTCGCCAGCCTGTTCGAGCTGGACCACCTCGCCACCCGCCTCCGTCGCAACGGTGAAAGCCTCCTGGTGCTCTCGGGTGCCGGGCTGGCGAAGTCGGTGCCGCGGCCGGTGCCCGCCGCCGACGTGATCGGCGCCGCGGTGTCCGAGATCGAGCAGTACTCGCGCGTCGAGGTCGGCGTCATCCCGGACGTCGCGGTGCAGGGCCTGACCATCCACGACCTCGTGCACGTGCTGGCCGAGCTGCTGGACAACGCCGCCTACTTCTCCGAGCCGGAGACCAAGGTGACCGTGCGCGCGGTGATGACCCGCCGCCGCGCGCTGGCCATCCAGGTCACCGACAAGGGCGTCGGCATGTCCGACGACCAGATCACCGAGGCGAACCGCCGCCTGGCCGACCCGCCCGACCTGGACGTCTCGGTGACCAGGCGGATGGGCCTGTACGTGGTCGCGCGGCTGGCCCAGCGCCACGGCATCGAGGTGCAGCTGCGGGAGAACGAGGACATCGACGGCGGCATCATCGCCAGGGTGGTCGTCCCGCCGCAGCTGCTGACCACCGTCCCGGTCACCGAGCGCCCGCGGTCCGAGTCCTCGATGCCGAACATGGCCCCGCTCGGCAGGCAGCAGCCGCAGAGCGCGCTGGGCGCAGACTCGCTGACCTCGCCGATGACGCTGACCCCGCTGACCCCGGCCGCGCCGCCCGAGCAACCGGCCGAGATCAGCCGCCCGCAGACCCCGGTGCCCGCGGCGCCGCCGTCCGGGCACACCGGCTCCGGCGGCCTGGTCGCGCTTGACCAGCCGATCAGCCTCGACGACCTGGTCCACGGCTCGTCCAGCGCGGCGGGCCCGTTCCTCAGCGACGCGCCGGAGCCGCCGCAGGCCGCGCCGCTGGCCGCCTCCCAGCTGCCGAAGCGGCCGGTGGACGACCTCGGCTTCCCGGTCGACGAGTTCGACGAGAACGCGCACCCGACGGTGACCAGCAGCCCGGTGTCCAACGGGGCGGGCCGGGTCGAGCGCGCCGACTCCAACGGGCACGGTCCCGAACAGCCCTTCCCGCTGGCCCTGCCCACCCGTGAACCGACCTTCGTGCCGCCCATGGGCCGTCCCGAGCCGGACGACTCGGCCGAGGGCGCGCGCAGCGCGCTCGAGGACGACGTCCCGACTCGCCGGTTGCCGATCTACCAGTCCGTGCTCTCCCGGTGGTTCAGTGAAGCCGAGGAGACCGAACCGGAAGAAAAGCCCGGCTGGCCCGTGGACTCGCCAGAGGAGGCCGCGGCCGCGCCGGAGGGGCGAGAGGGAGCGGGTGTGAGCGATGGTGGATGGCAGAGCGCCTCGGACGAGGGGTGGCAGGCCGCGCAGTCGCTGCTGGAGGACAAGAGCGAGGAGGTCACCGAGGCCGGCCTGCCCAAACGGGTGCCCAATGCCTACCTGGTCCCCGGATCGGTGACCGGGGAATCGACGGACCAGAGTGCTTTCACCGATAATTCCTCCGCGCAGGCGGAAGCAGCTCCGGCACTGACGACCCGATCTGCTTCGGTCGCGCGCAGCCGGATGGTCAGCTTCCAGCGGGGTTACCAGAGCGGCAGGCATGCCGTCCAGGAGAATCCGGAGGCCGGCCACACGGAGCCGGACACGTACGCGGACGTCGCAGAGGGCGGCGCGGCGGAACGACCTACTGAACCAAGCGCGAAGGAGTGA
- a CDS encoding glutamate ABC transporter substrate-binding protein, translating into MAKASSTRRRIALVCAVVTLGAAAGACSGGTDAVPGTNSAAQSMLDRAPVATEAELAASPTAQAIKQRGELFIGASLETPLMSQQNPTTGEAEGFDATLGKLLAKYILGEPKRKIITTTPQIREALIQNSTVDAVIQNYSITAKRAEKVAFAGPYFISGQAVATLKGKPDISRPEDLNGKKVLVATGSTGAGVVKELAPQAQQISFNTDPECVQALEQGRGDAWVKDLPVIAGETKLNDKIQLASGTFGNDPYGIGIKHGDDAFKKFVNDWLKKIQDAGLWQQAYEESLGTVIPGETPAPPAIGSVAGS; encoded by the coding sequence ATGGCCAAGGCGTCTTCGACGCGCAGGAGGATCGCGCTCGTGTGCGCGGTAGTCACGCTGGGAGCGGCGGCGGGCGCCTGCTCCGGCGGCACCGACGCGGTCCCGGGCACGAACAGCGCCGCCCAGAGCATGCTGGACCGCGCGCCGGTCGCCACCGAGGCGGAGCTGGCGGCCAGCCCGACCGCGCAGGCGATCAAGCAGCGGGGCGAGCTGTTCATCGGTGCTTCGCTGGAGACCCCGCTGATGTCCCAGCAGAACCCGACCACCGGTGAGGCCGAGGGCTTCGACGCCACGCTCGGCAAGCTGCTCGCCAAGTACATCCTGGGCGAGCCCAAGCGCAAGATCATCACCACCACCCCGCAGATCCGGGAAGCGCTGATCCAGAACAGCACGGTGGACGCGGTCATCCAGAACTACTCGATCACCGCCAAGCGCGCGGAGAAGGTGGCCTTCGCCGGGCCGTACTTCATCTCCGGCCAGGCCGTGGCCACGCTCAAGGGCAAGCCGGACATCTCCCGGCCCGAGGACCTCAACGGCAAGAAGGTGCTGGTCGCCACCGGCAGCACCGGCGCCGGGGTGGTCAAGGAGCTGGCCCCGCAGGCGCAGCAGATCTCGTTCAACACCGACCCGGAGTGCGTGCAGGCGCTGGAGCAGGGCCGCGGCGACGCCTGGGTGAAGGACCTCCCGGTGATCGCCGGCGAGACCAAGCTGAACGACAAGATCCAGCTGGCCTCCGGCACCTTCGGCAACGACCCGTACGGCATCGGCATCAAGCACGGGGACGACGCGTTCAAGAAGTTCGTCAACGACTGGCTGAAGAAGATCCAGGACGCCGGGCTGTGGCAGCAGGCGTACGAGGAGTCCCTCGGCACGGTCATCCCGGGTGAGACCCCGGCGCCGCCCGCCATCGGCTCGGTCGCCGGCTCCTGA
- a CDS encoding amino acid ABC transporter permease, translated as MNVLFDEPGPRGRRRIRIATALAFLLGLGALAFALYQFGVNGQLDPAKWQPYGTWPMWKYLLNGLGGTLLAAGLVLVLAMPLGLLLALGRLSQRRWIRLPARTYIEVFRVVPALLMVFMMLFALPRYGLDLPTLWKLVVPLTLNRSAQLAGVFRAGILSLDAGQGEAAAALGLRPRQAMWHVILPQALRHVLPSLISQTVGTVKDTSLGYVLSFAEVITIGKQLASYNRYLVQTYLVVALIYFVVNFTLSRLGRWLERRERRVGHVAAPADPGIV; from the coding sequence GTGAACGTGCTCTTCGACGAGCCAGGGCCCAGGGGCAGGCGCCGGATCCGGATCGCCACCGCGCTCGCGTTCCTGCTGGGCCTGGGCGCGCTGGCCTTCGCGCTGTACCAGTTCGGCGTGAACGGCCAGCTCGATCCGGCGAAGTGGCAGCCCTACGGCACCTGGCCGATGTGGAAGTACCTGCTCAACGGCCTCGGCGGCACGCTGCTCGCGGCCGGTTTGGTGCTCGTGCTGGCGATGCCGCTGGGCCTGCTGCTCGCGCTGGGCCGGTTGTCGCAGCGCCGCTGGATCCGGCTGCCCGCGCGCACCTACATCGAGGTGTTCCGGGTGGTGCCCGCGCTGCTCATGGTGTTCATGATGCTGTTCGCGCTGCCGCGGTACGGGCTGGACCTGCCGACGCTGTGGAAGCTGGTGGTGCCGCTGACGCTGAACCGGTCGGCGCAGCTGGCCGGGGTGTTCCGCGCGGGCATCCTGTCGCTGGACGCCGGTCAGGGCGAAGCGGCGGCCGCGCTCGGGCTGCGGCCGAGGCAGGCGATGTGGCACGTGATCCTGCCGCAGGCGCTGCGGCACGTGCTGCCGTCGCTGATCAGCCAGACCGTCGGCACGGTGAAGGACACCTCGCTGGGGTACGTGCTGAGCTTCGCCGAGGTGATCACCATCGGCAAGCAGCTGGCCTCGTACAACCGGTACCTGGTGCAGACCTACCTGGTCGTCGCGCTGATCTACTTCGTCGTGAACTTCACCCTGTCGAGGCTCGGGCGGTGGCTGGAACGCCGGGAGCGCCGGGTCGGTCACGTGGCCGCACCCGCCGATCCCGGCATCGTCTGA
- a CDS encoding helicase-associated domain-containing protein, which produces MPGTSLADWLRSRPDGTLAALLQTRRDLATPPPSNSTVLATRAGTPGSIARACEDLDTFTLAVLDALLLAGADTAAVTRAEVDGLLGLPSKSGLDRLRDRALAWGEDDAVRVPPTAREALGPFPAGLGTPSRALAGVDLAAAVDEVTEAERALLQKLAAGPPIGNTRDAGALVPLDAATTPVQKLLARGLLLRRDDTTVELPREVGVLLRGGHAFSAAQLTEPELPTHPHQKSTVDEAAAGEAMEFIRHTERLIALWSEQPPPVLKSGGLGVRELRKLGKELDADDQRATLVAEVAVGAGLAGDDQSGTPEWVPTVLADSWLASEPAARWAMLAQAWLDLPRSPGLAGQRDAKDKPLAPLSEDLRRPLAPAGRRRVLATLADLPAGTGVKSVEELVTALAWRAPRRGGRFRDENVRWTMSEATALGLVALGALTTAAGALLEDDRPHATLAMADALPDPVSQVLVQADLTVVAPGPLEADLATEITAVADIESSGHATVYRVTETSVRRALDTGRTAAELHALFRERSATPVPQSLTYMIDDVARRHGRLRGGVAASFLRCDDEVLLAEVLSNPAAEQLDLRKIAPTVLISTYPLAEVLDGLRAAGFAPAAEGPDGRVVDLNRDRGRRIPARGRNARRVLAEPTAPGGDQIASIVTNLRAGDRAAGTRRGTAVRAPGGGGADTSMTLALLAQATRERREVWIGFVDAHGTAAQRVVTPIRVGGGMLESTDNERYPLHRITSAALVED; this is translated from the coding sequence ATGCCCGGAACCTCATTGGCGGACTGGCTGCGCTCCAGACCGGACGGAACGCTCGCCGCGCTGTTGCAGACCCGGCGCGACCTGGCGACCCCGCCGCCGTCCAACAGCACGGTGCTGGCCACCCGCGCGGGCACGCCCGGCTCGATCGCCCGTGCCTGCGAGGACCTGGACACCTTCACCCTGGCCGTGCTCGACGCGCTGCTGCTGGCCGGTGCCGACACCGCCGCGGTCACCCGCGCCGAAGTGGACGGTCTGCTCGGGCTGCCGTCGAAGTCCGGACTGGACCGCCTGCGCGACCGCGCGCTCGCCTGGGGTGAGGACGACGCGGTCCGCGTGCCGCCGACGGCCAGGGAGGCGCTCGGCCCGTTCCCCGCCGGGCTCGGCACGCCGTCCAGGGCACTGGCCGGTGTGGACCTCGCGGCCGCGGTCGACGAGGTGACCGAGGCCGAACGCGCGCTGCTGCAGAAGCTCGCCGCCGGGCCGCCGATCGGCAACACCCGGGACGCCGGCGCGCTGGTGCCGCTCGACGCGGCGACCACCCCGGTGCAGAAGCTGCTCGCCCGCGGCCTGCTGCTGCGCCGCGACGACACCACCGTCGAACTCCCGCGCGAGGTCGGCGTCCTGCTGCGTGGCGGGCACGCGTTCAGCGCCGCGCAGCTGACCGAGCCGGAGCTGCCCACCCACCCGCACCAGAAGTCCACAGTGGATGAAGCGGCGGCCGGGGAGGCGATGGAGTTCATCCGGCACACCGAACGGCTGATCGCGCTGTGGTCGGAACAGCCGCCGCCGGTGCTCAAGTCGGGCGGGCTCGGCGTGCGCGAACTGCGCAAGCTCGGCAAGGAGCTCGACGCCGACGACCAGCGCGCGACGCTGGTCGCGGAGGTCGCCGTCGGCGCCGGGCTGGCCGGTGACGACCAGAGCGGCACCCCGGAATGGGTGCCGACCGTGCTCGCCGACAGCTGGCTCGCCTCCGAACCGGCGGCCCGCTGGGCGATGCTGGCGCAGGCGTGGCTGGACCTGCCGCGCTCCCCCGGTCTCGCCGGGCAGCGCGACGCGAAGGACAAGCCGCTGGCCCCGCTGTCGGAGGACCTGCGCCGCCCGCTCGCGCCAGCCGGCCGCCGCCGGGTGCTGGCCACGCTCGCCGACCTGCCCGCGGGCACCGGCGTGAAGAGCGTCGAGGAGCTGGTCACCGCGCTGGCCTGGCGGGCGCCGCGGCGGGGTGGCCGGTTCCGGGACGAGAACGTGCGCTGGACGATGTCCGAGGCGACCGCGCTCGGCCTGGTCGCGCTCGGCGCGCTCACCACGGCCGCCGGCGCACTGCTCGAGGACGATCGTCCACATGCGACACTCGCGATGGCGGACGCGCTCCCGGATCCGGTGAGCCAGGTGCTGGTGCAGGCGGATCTCACGGTGGTCGCGCCCGGCCCGCTCGAAGCCGACCTGGCCACGGAGATCACCGCGGTGGCCGACATCGAGTCCTCCGGGCACGCCACCGTCTACCGCGTCACCGAGACCTCCGTCCGGCGCGCGCTGGACACCGGGCGCACCGCGGCGGAGCTGCACGCGTTGTTCCGCGAGCGCTCGGCGACGCCGGTGCCGCAGTCGCTGACGTACATGATCGACGACGTGGCGCGGCGGCACGGCCGTCTGCGCGGCGGGGTGGCCGCGTCCTTCCTGCGCTGCGACGACGAGGTGCTGCTCGCCGAGGTGCTGAGCAACCCGGCGGCCGAGCAGTTGGACCTGCGCAAGATCGCGCCGACCGTGCTGATCAGCACCTACCCGCTGGCCGAGGTGCTCGACGGGCTGCGCGCGGCGGGATTCGCCCCGGCCGCCGAAGGTCCGGACGGGCGGGTGGTCGACCTCAACCGCGACCGGGGACGCCGGATCCCCGCCAGGGGGCGGAACGCGCGGCGCGTGCTCGCCGAGCCGACGGCACCGGGCGGCGACCAGATCGCGTCGATCGTGACGAACCTGCGGGCGGGCGACCGCGCCGCGGGCACCCGGCGTGGCACGGCCGTACGCGCCCCCGGTGGCGGCGGTGCCGACACGTCGATGACGCTCGCGCTGCTCGCCCAGGCCACGCGGGAACGGCGTGAGGTGTGGATCGGCTTCGTCGACGCCCACGGCACGGCGGCACAACGGGTGGTCACCCCGATCCGGGTGGGCGGCGGCATGCTGGAGAGCACGGACAACGAGCGATACCCCTTGCACCGCATCACTTCCGCCGCCCTCGTCGAAGACTGA
- a CDS encoding roadblock/LC7 domain-containing protein: protein MTRAGSVQPGGQPQPGKAVPQPGAGQQGSFAWLITDFVHRVPGAAHAVVVSADGLLLAASRGLPKDRADQLAAVASGLTSLARGAAKVFDGGAVAQTVVEMANGFMFLMSVSDGSCLAVLGAPDSDIGLVVYEMTLLVERVGQQMTPELRAQLQGAARR from the coding sequence GTGACACGGGCGGGGTCAGTGCAGCCGGGCGGGCAGCCGCAGCCTGGTAAGGCGGTGCCGCAGCCGGGTGCCGGTCAGCAGGGCAGTTTCGCTTGGCTCATCACCGATTTCGTGCACCGGGTACCCGGTGCCGCGCATGCGGTCGTGGTCTCGGCGGACGGCTTGCTGCTGGCGGCCTCACGAGGGCTGCCGAAGGACCGGGCGGATCAGCTCGCGGCCGTGGCGTCCGGGCTGACCAGCCTGGCGCGCGGGGCGGCGAAGGTGTTCGACGGTGGAGCCGTCGCGCAGACGGTCGTCGAGATGGCCAACGGGTTCATGTTCCTCATGTCGGTTTCGGACGGCTCGTGCCTGGCGGTGCTGGGCGCACCGGACAGCGACATCGGGCTGGTCGTCTACGAGATGACCCTGCTGGTCGAACGGGTCGGCCAGCAGATGACCCCGGAACTGCGCGCTCAGCTGCAGGGCGCTGCCCGCCGCTAG
- a CDS encoding DUF742 domain-containing protein, with amino-acid sequence MDSGRSRGERRFDDDFSSARWPNESDNSNISDSRGGEVAGEDWKSFRDRIDREWRSRRGGEDLPPEPAAPDPASWLDPGEPPATRGPADFNVDDFRDRLLSGPVSELYGVGGGSLRDAAGGFTAFGGPDEPEPEQFIPSARPSTPPEEPVETSGLVRPYFRTGGRTKPTYDLAIEALISTSERGRLIDSVRVPEHRSICDLCLDTRSVAEIAAHLRLPLGVVRVLIGDVAGLGLVLVHSGNTVVGDRPSIEFMERVLSGLRRI; translated from the coding sequence GTGGACTCGGGGCGCTCGAGAGGCGAACGTCGTTTCGACGACGACTTCTCCAGTGCGCGTTGGCCGAATGAGTCGGACAACTCGAACATTTCGGACAGCCGTGGGGGCGAGGTCGCAGGAGAGGACTGGAAGAGCTTCCGCGATCGCATAGATCGCGAATGGCGGTCCAGGAGAGGCGGGGAGGACCTGCCGCCGGAGCCGGCGGCCCCCGATCCGGCCTCCTGGCTCGATCCGGGGGAACCACCCGCCACGCGCGGGCCCGCCGATTTCAACGTCGACGACTTCCGCGACCGCCTGCTCAGCGGGCCGGTCTCGGAGCTGTACGGCGTCGGCGGCGGTTCGCTGCGGGACGCGGCAGGCGGGTTCACCGCCTTCGGCGGCCCCGACGAGCCGGAACCCGAGCAGTTCATCCCGTCCGCGCGCCCGAGCACGCCACCGGAAGAGCCGGTGGAGACCTCCGGACTGGTCCGGCCGTACTTCCGGACCGGCGGGCGGACCAAACCCACCTACGACCTGGCCATCGAGGCCTTGATCTCGACCAGTGAACGGGGCAGGCTGATCGATTCGGTCCGGGTGCCCGAGCACCGGTCGATCTGCGACCTGTGCCTGGACACCCGGTCGGTCGCCGAGATCGCCGCGCACCTGCGGCTGCCCCTCGGTGTGGTGCGGGTGCTGATTGGTGACGTCGCCGGACTCGGCCTGGTTCTCGTGCACAGCGGGAACACGGTCGTCGGGGACCGGCCGAGTATCGAGTTCATGGAAAGGGTGCTCAGTGGGCTTCGGAGAATTTAG
- a CDS encoding DUF742 domain-containing protein has product MGTPGNFGLDPQPVSADWDALHAGSEREALDSPSRFDIAKYTTGRFSLPVSPPPPPPEPEAPSWPSHEPDPEPAPMRAMAPVRPAARPPAPVWPAGRASRSLVRPYARTGGRTHSAHDLALEALISTTDQGRAQNAALPTEYRLICELCYDTHSIAEIAAYLRLPLGVVKVFVGDLADAGLVLIHQSSLIQGDPSAREFMERVLQGLRDL; this is encoded by the coding sequence ATGGGCACCCCTGGGAACTTCGGGCTGGATCCGCAGCCGGTGAGCGCCGACTGGGACGCGCTGCACGCCGGCAGTGAACGCGAGGCGCTGGACTCGCCGAGCCGGTTCGACATCGCCAAATACACCACGGGCCGGTTCTCCCTCCCGGTTTCACCACCGCCGCCGCCGCCCGAACCCGAGGCCCCCTCGTGGCCCTCGCACGAACCCGACCCGGAACCCGCGCCGATGCGTGCCATGGCCCCGGTCCGCCCGGCCGCCCGGCCACCCGCCCCGGTCTGGCCCGCGGGCCGCGCTTCGCGTTCGCTGGTGCGCCCGTACGCCCGGACCGGTGGTCGTACGCACTCCGCGCACGACCTGGCGCTGGAAGCGCTGATCTCCACCACGGACCAGGGGCGCGCGCAGAACGCCGCGCTGCCGACGGAGTACCGGCTGATCTGCGAGCTCTGCTACGACACGCATTCGATCGCGGAGATCGCCGCCTACCTGCGCCTGCCACTGGGCGTGGTGAAGGTCTTCGTCGGCGACCTGGCAGACGCGGGCCTGGTACTGATCCACCAGTCGAGCCTCATCCAGGGCGACCCGTCCGCCCGAGAATTCATGGAACGCGTCCTCCAAGGCCTACGAGACCTCTGA
- a CDS encoding GTP-binding protein produces the protein MGFGEFSSDANTSAAAGPTSSAKIVVAGGFGSGKTTLVGAVSEIDPLTTEASMTEASSGVDDVSATPNKTTTTVAMDFGRITLDSDIVLYVFGTPGQHRFWFMWDDLALGAIGAVVLVDTRRLSDAFPSIDFFENRKLPYVVAINCFDRLLHHQIEDVRHALTISPSVPIMACDARERDSAKQVLISVVQHAIQHDTALRAG, from the coding sequence GTGGGCTTCGGAGAATTTAGCTCCGACGCGAACACGTCGGCGGCCGCGGGTCCGACCTCGTCGGCGAAGATCGTGGTGGCGGGCGGGTTCGGGTCGGGAAAGACCACGCTGGTGGGTGCGGTCTCCGAGATCGACCCGCTGACCACCGAGGCCTCGATGACCGAGGCCAGTTCCGGCGTCGACGACGTGTCGGCGACGCCGAACAAGACGACCACCACGGTGGCCATGGACTTCGGCCGGATCACCCTGGACTCGGACATCGTGCTGTACGTGTTCGGCACGCCGGGCCAGCACCGGTTCTGGTTCATGTGGGACGACCTGGCGCTCGGGGCCATCGGCGCGGTCGTGCTGGTGGACACCCGGCGGCTGTCCGACGCGTTCCCGTCGATCGACTTCTTCGAGAACCGGAAGCTGCCGTACGTGGTCGCGATCAACTGCTTCGACCGCCTGCTGCACCACCAGATCGAGGACGTCCGGCACGCGCTGACCATCTCCCCGTCGGTACCGATCATGGCCTGCGACGCGCGCGAGCGCGACTCGGCCAAGCAGGTGCTGATCTCGGTGGTCCAGCACGCCATCCAGCACGACACCGCGTTGCGGGCGGGCTGA